AGGTTAATATAAAAGGGGTGTTTTTAATTTGATGTTAGTTAGGGATTACTATTTATTGTTTTAGTTGTATAAATTGAATTCTTAACGAATTTTTTAGATTTCAAAAATTAGAATAGCTGTATATTTACAGGATTATTATAAAACATGCAGTTAAAATATATTCCATTTTCTAAAACAGGTTATTTTTCATCACTAATATGTAACTATTTAGATGAAAATCCTCAATTGAAACCGTTTTACAATCATTTTCCTAATCTTGATAATTTTAAATTTCAGATAGAAGAAAAGCAAGTGTCATTTCAATTAGAATCACGAACTGTTTTAGTTGAATGTTTAAAAAAACAATACCAGAATATTGATACTTCTAAGTTAGCACTTCAAAATATTGAACGTTTACAATTAGAAAACACATTTACTATAACAACTGGGCATCAACTAAATTTATTTACAGGACCGCTTTATTTTTTATATAAGATTGTATCAACAATAAACTTAACTAATGACTTAAAACAAAAGTACCCAGAATCTAATTTTGTGCCTATTTACTGGATGGCAACAGAAGATCATGATTTTGAAGAAATAAATTATTTCAATTTTAAAGGAAAGAAAGTCCATTGGAATAAAGCGTCAAGTGGAGCGGTTGGAGAATTATCTACAGAAGGATTAGAAGATGTTTTTAATTTATTATCCAAAGAATTAGGGACAACCAAAAACGCAAATTATTTAAAAACACTGTTTGAAAATGCTTATGTAAAGAATCAAAATTTAGCAGATGCCACCCGTTTTTTAGCTAATGAATTATTTAAAGATTACGGACTAGTAATTATTGATGCTAATGATAAAGATTTAAAAAAGCAATTTATTCCTTTTATAGAAGATGAATTGCTAAATCAAACATCTTTTAATAACGTATCTGAAACGATTCAAAAAATTAATGAATTACCAAATCAACCTTATGGTATTCAGGTAAACCCACGAGAAATAAATTTATTTTATTTAAAAGAAAATTTAAGAGAACGTATCGTTTTTGAAGATGGTGTTTATAAAGTACTTAATACAGATATTGTTTGGAGCAAGAGAGACATACTAAGCCACCTTTATGAGATGCCAGAAAGGTTTTCTCCTAATGTGATTATGCGTCCTTTGTATCAAGAAGTTATTTTACCAAACCTATGTTATATTGGAGGTGGTGGTGAAATAGCGTATTGGTTTCAATTAAAGCAGTTTTTTAATAAAGTGAATGTGCCATTTCCAGTATTGCTTTTAAGAAATTCGGTTTTAATTCAATCAGAGAGTCAATCTAAAAAACTTCAAAAATTAAATATTCTTGATGAAGATGTTTTTTTAAAACGTGATGCTTTTATTAATAAGAAAGTTAGAGATATATCAAATATAGATATAGATTTTTCAGAACAAAAAGATTATTTAGTACAACAATTTCAAAGTTTATATAAACTAGCGGAACAAACGGATGAATCATTTATAGGAGCAGTAAAAGCGCAAGAAGTAAAGCAGTTGAAAGGATTGGATAATCTTGAAAAACGCTTGTTAAAGGCACAAAAAAGAAAACTTTCAGATCAGGTTTTAAGAATGACAGAACTTCAAAATGAGTTATTCCCAAATCAAAGTTTACAAGAGCGTAATACTAATTTTTCGGAATTTTATTTGGAATATGGCAATCAATTAATTCCAAAACTTATAGAAAACCTAGAGCCTTTAAAAAGTGAATTTATCATAATAAGATTATAATCAATGCACAAAATAGATATTGAATTAGTAGAAATGACCATGGATGTCATGAAATATGCTATTAATAGAATTTCTGAAACGAATCCTAAAATAGGAAAACCAAAAAAAGAAGAAGAGCTTAGAGCTTTAGTAGGAGAGACTATAACCGAAAAAGGCATTGGTGGTGAGTTTGCCTTTAATTTATGGAAAGAACATTTAATGAAAGCTAATGTGCCTATAGATCACCCTAGACATCTTGCTTTTGTACCTGCTTCTCCAACAAGAGCATCTATTATGTTCGATTTGGTAACTTCAGTATCTAGTATTCATGGCGCGTATTGGATGGAAGGAGCAGGAGGTATTTTTTGTGAAAATGAAGCCATGAAGTGGATTGTGTCTTTAACAGGAATGCCAGAAGGTGCTTTTGGAGTGTTTACTAGTGGAGGAACGGCTGCAAACCTTTCTGCAATTGTTACAGCAAGAGAGTATTGGAGAAGTTTAGATGAACAAAATAAAGTTGAAAAAGGATTGATTATCACCTCTATTGGGGCGCATTCTTCTGTTAAATCCATGGCAAAAGTTGTAGATGCAGATGTGCTGTTTGTTGAAACAGAAGATAAAATGTATGCAGATGCTTTGCAAAGTAAAATAGATGGATTAACTCCTAACCAACGTAAACGTTTATTTGCAGTTGTGGGAACTGGAGGAACTACCAATGCAGGTATTATAGACGATTTAGATGGTATTGCAACAATTTGTGAAAAAGAAAGTTTATGGTTTCATATTGATGCTGCTTATGGAGGCGGTGCATTGGCGGCCGATTCTGTAAGACATTTATTTAATGGTGTTGAAAAAGCAGATAGCATCACTATAGATCCTCATAAATGGATGTTTTCACCTTATGATTGTGGTGCCGTTATTTATAAACAACCAGAATTAGCAAAAAAGGCACATGCTCAAGAAGGGGCTTATTTAGATATTTTTAAAGATGAAGGCGCACATGGATTTAATCCAACCGATTATCAAATACAATTAACCCGTCGTGTTAGAGGTTTGCCTCTCTGGTTTTCATTAGCCATGCATGGTACCGATAGATATAAAGAAGCTGTAGAGCGTGGTCTTGAATTAGCTCAAATTGCAGGCAGGTTGATTGAAGAAAATCCGAATGTTGAATTAGTAAGAACCCCTAGTTTATCTTGTGTTTTATATAGAAGAATAGGTTGGAAGCCTGAGGATTACACGCATTGGACTTATGAGAATCATAAAAAAGGTTTTGCTTTAGTAACACCAACTAAATGGAAAAATGGTGATACTTTTGAAACAGTATCTCGTTTTTGTTTTATTAATCCAGACACCACCGAAAAAGACATTGAAATGATTTTAGATTCTATGAAATAAAAATTATCAAAAAAATAATGAGTCCAAATTCGTCAATATAAAATCAATTACTATTTTTGCGCATGCAACATGACAAGGTATTAATTTTAGACTTCGGATCGCAATACACACAACTTATTGCCCGTAGAGTTAGAGAACTCAACATATATTCCGAAATACACCCATTTAATAAAATTCCAACCAATATAGAAAGCTATAAAGCTGTTATACTTTCTGGTAGTCCAAACTCTGTAAGAGGGGAAGACGCGTTACATCCAGATTTATCTGAAATTCGTGGAAAAAAACCAATACTTGCAGTGTGTTACGGCGCACAATATTTAGCCCACTTTTCTGGAGGTAATGTAGCGCCATCAAATACACGAGAGTATGGTCGTGCTAATTTGTCATTTATAAAAAGTAATGAGCCTTTCTTTACTAATATAAATGAAGGAAGCCAAGTTTGGATGAGTCATAGCGATACTATTAAAGAATTACCAACCAATGGTGTATTAGTAGCAAGTACCAATGATGTTGAAAATGCAGCTTATAAAATAGAAGGCGAGACAACTTATGCTATTCAGTTTCATCCAGAAGTTTATCATTCAACTGATGGAAAACAATTATTAGAAAACTTTTTAGTAAAAATAGCAGGTTTACATCAAGATTGGACACCAGATTCATTTGTTGAAGAAACGGTAGCCGCTATTCAAGAAAAAGTAGGAGATGATAAAGTTGTTTTAGGGTTATCGGGAGGTGTAGATTCTACAGTAGCAGCAGTACTTCTAAATAAAGCTATTGGCAAAAATTTATATTGCATTTTCGTTAATAACGGATTACTTCGTAAAAACGAATTTCAAAGTGTATTGAATCAATATGAAGGTATGGGGCTTAACGTAAAAGGCGTTGATGCTTCTGGCCGTTTTTTAGAGGCTTTAAAAGGTATTGAAGATCCTGAGAAAAAACGTAAAGCCATTGGTAATGCATTTATTGAAGTTTTTGATGATGAAGCCCATAAGTTAGAAGATGTTAAATGGTTAGCTCAAGGCACTATTTATCCAGATGTTATTGAGAGTGTTTCTGCAACAGGAGGCCCTTCGGCAACTATTAAAAGTCATCATAATGTTGGTGGATTACCTGATTTTATGAAACTTAAAATTGTAGAGCCACTTCGTGCTATTTTTAAAGATGAAGTAAGACGTGTTGGTGCAACTTTAGGAATCGACCCAGAACTTTTAGGTCGTCATCCATTTCCAGGACCAGGATTAGGAATTCGTATTTTAGGAGATATTACTGCCGAAAAAGTAACCATGCTTCAAGAAGTTGATGCTATTTTTATTAACGGATTAAAAGAATGGGGACTGTACGATAAAGTATGGCAAGCAGGCGCTATGTTACTACCTGTTAACAGTGTTGGTGTTATGGGCGATGAGCGTACTTATGAAAAATGCGTTGCACTTAGAGCTGTAGAAAGTACAGATGGAATGACTGCTGATTGGGTAAACTTACCTTATGAGTTTCTTCAAAAAACATCAAACGATATAATAAATAAAGTAAAAGGCGTTAATAGAGTAGTTTACGATATTAGTTCTAAGCCACCAGCAACTATTGAGTGGGAATAAACAATCGTGACTTTTTAATCTGTTCTGAGTCTTATAAAGTATAGTACTTCAATTACTTTTATTGAAAGTGTTTGAGCGTTCAAGTATTTATAAAATATATTTATTATATATAAGTTGACTTATTTTTACAAAATGAACGTATATAAATAAGTCAACTTAAAATATTTGGATGACTGTTCGTTTTGTCTTTTGTTTTTTTGGCACGCTATATGTATTTATATAGTATAAAAAATAAAAGGATACGTTCATCCTGTGTGCGCAGTCGAAAAGACTGCTATCTCTAACGCAATAAAAAAAAACAATTAGATGATTAAATTTTTTTCCGTTTTATGTTTAGTACTGTTATTTAGTTTTAATACAGTAAATGCACAAAACTTTAGCACCCATCAAGTTAAAAAAGGAGAAACCATAGAAGGTATAGCGAAACGTTATTATGTAACGCCTTTCGATATTTATAGTCTAAATCCAGATGCAAAGAAAGGATTAAAACCAAATACCGTTTTAATAATCCCTATTTCTAAAGCAAATAAGCCGAAAGTTAGTATTGTAAAAGAATTACAGGGCTTTAAAAATCATAGAACTAAAAAGAAAGAGACATTATATAGTTTGTCTAAATTATATAATGTAAGTGAAGATGATATAAAAAAATATAATAAGTTTTTATATGCAAATCCACTAAGAAAAGGTGATAAACTTCAAATTCCTAGATTCAAAACTACTGAAGTTGTAGAAGAAAACACAGCCACTAAAACATATATAGTATTGCCTAAAGAAGGCAAATGGCGAATTGCCTACAAGTTTGGAATAACTCTGGAAGAACTTGAATTATTAAATCCAGAAATGGGTGATGTGTTAAAAGAAGGACAGGAAATTAACGTTCCAAATCTTGATGATACTGAAGAAAAAGTAGTGGACGAACAATATAGTTATTACAAAGTATTACCCAAAGAAGGTTTTTATAGGCTAAAGCTTAAATTAGGTTTAGAGCAGTCTCAGTTAGAAGCCTTAAATCCAGATTTGAAAGAAACAGGATTGAAAAAAGGGATGATTTTAAAAATACCATATTCTAACTTAGCAAATGGCATTATTGAAGTAGATTCTAGTAGAATTAATTTAGCAGATAGTATTGCAGATTTCAGTTCTAAACATATTGCTGTAATGTTACCTTTTAGATTGAGTCGTGTTGATTTCGATTCAGTAGCCGATACTAAACGTAGTATTAAAAACGACCCTTATTTAAATGCATCATTAGATTTTCATTCAGGTGTATTAATAGCCATTGATTCGTTAAAAAAATTAGGTATTTCTCTAAAAGTTGATGTGTATGATACTAAAAGGCAAGAAAGTGAGGTGGCTAGAATCATCGCGGACAATAATTTTGAAGATGTAAATGCTGTTATAGGACCTTTAACGTCTCTTAGTTTTGATAAGGCAGCTTCAGAATTACGTCAATATCATGTGCCGATAATATCTCCTATAGGAACAAATTTAAAATTGTATGATAATGTATTTCAATCTAGACCTTCTGATGATTTATTAAAAAGTAAGATTATAAATTATGTAAGAACAGATACCTTAGTTAAACATATTATAGCTATTTCAGATACTAAAAATCGAGAAGTGGCTAATAGCATTAAACGTGAATTTAATTTTGCTTCTTTAATAGAATCTAGAAAGGATAAGGAAACTGGAAAGGATGCGTATTATGTATCTGTTGATGATATAAAAGATGTATTAAAACCTGGGGCGAATATTGTGTTTTTAGAAACCGAAAATTCTGGTTTTGTATCTAATGTTACCAGTGTTTTGGCTTCTTTAATTCAAGAGGAAAATAAAGAAGAAAATTTAGAAGCTATCGATATTATTTTGGTTACTACCAATAAAAATGCAGCATTTGAAGGTGATGAGGTTTCAAACGAACATTTATCAAAACTTCAATTTCATTTTGCGAGTAGTACAAAAGCTTATAATGAAACTGATAACAATACTTTTGTAAAAAACTACAGCCGTTTATATGATATCACACCTAATAAATGGGCGGTAAAAGGTTTCGATTTAACAATGGATGTTGTATTGCGCTTGGTGTCTTCCGAAGATTTATATGCTTCTGTAAACAATGCACAACTAACAGAGTATGTTGAAAATAAGTTTGCTTACAAAAAGAAACTCTATGGAGGGTATTATAACGATACTGTTTATTTAGTAAAATATGACGATTTAGCTATTGTTGAGGTTAAACAATAGGCTATGATTCCAGACAAACAATTCCTTATAACTTTGGCACATACTAAAATGCCTTTTGGTAAGTACAAAGACCGTTATCTAATAGATTTACCTGAGTATTATGTGGTTTGGTATAATCAAAAAGGGTTTCCAAAAGGAAAGTTAGGCGATATGCTTAAACAGGTTTACGAGCTTAAATTAAATGGTTTAGAAGAGTTGATTAGGAATATTAAAAAGCAGTATCCTAAATAATTATTTAATAGGTCTATTGTTTAAACCTTGAAAAATAATTTTCGCAATAGTATCGTCAATTCTATCTCTATATTTTGTGCCAGAACAAGATCCTTGAGATGTAAAATCTACCCATAGCATGGTGTCATCCATATAACTTAAATTGATGCTGGGTTTGTTTTCGGTAATCTGACTTAAAAACAGAAATTTAGAATTAGGATTTGTCTTTTTAACATATGAAACTAAGGGGTTAAAACTTTCTAACGATTGATGAATTGGTTTTTCTATTTCCATATCAAATCCGTTACTCCAATCTAATCTCTTTTCTGGTTCATTTATTACTGTGATAACAAATACACTATGTTCTTGGTTTTCTAAAACAAGTCTCAGTCTATTCACAGCTCTAACATAGTAGTTATAATCTTCATCAGATGTTAGAGGACTTCTATGATTAAACATCCTTGAATGATAAAAGCGGTGTCCTGCTTTTTTTTTATTTACTTGAAAAATTTGGTCTTTATCTAGAAATGATTTAAAATCATCTTTTATCGCATGTAAAATAATTTCGGGAGAAGAAAATATCCAATCAAACGGGTAAGAAGCATTTTTATTAGATGTTTTTTTTAAATATGTAGAGGTATTACAGTTTTCTCCAAATGATATGTTTTCATGTATTTCATTACCTAACCAAACATTAATTTTATTGCTTATCGTACTAGCTTCAATCAATAAATCCTGATCTATTAGTGTTAGAGGCTTTCTTTTAAGTTTGTTTATAGACCGAATAGCTTTTTTAAATAATTTCAAAAGGTTATTTGTTTTATTAAATGCAATATAAATAATTTTTGAAGTTTGTGAACATATTAAATTCACTTGTGTCCTTCATTGGAAATTCAGAAGGAGTTAAATCTGATATAATAAATAGACATGAAACCTATAAAACAATTTCATGTTAAGTCTAAGCTATTATTATAGTTTCGATTTTATTTTTTCAATAATTTCGAAATATTCAGCATCTGAAAGCATACTTTTTTGGGGATTCATTTCAAAAACACCACCAAATTTATATCCGTCTTTATATTTTGGTACAATGTGCATGTGTAAATGTGATAGCGTATCTGAATAAGCGCCGTAGTTAACCTTTGTTGGGTTAAAAGCTTCGGTAATAGCTTTTCCTACAGTTGCTACATCTTTCATAAAAGCATTGCGCTCCTCATTACTTAATTCATGAAATTCAACACCATGATTATTATAAACTACATTGCAGCGACCAAAATAGGATTGTTCTTTAAATAAAAACAGTTGAGATACTTTTAAGTCACATATTTTAATCATTAAACTATGTAATGTGTCATTGTTTTGACAATATAAACATTCGGAAATAGGTGTTGACATAATAATATTTTTTTCTTTAGAGAATTTATTAATTGCTTATTCTGCTGGTATAACGTATAATAGCTCAATACAGAGGCTTTGATTAACCAAAACTGAAAGCTAAACTAAAGTAGTGAATTAAATTAAAAGACAAACTAATAAACTGCTAATATTCTTACGTTTCTATTGTTAAAAACTAACGATAAATAACTAAAAACTTATTCGGGAATAACTGTTTTAATTTTGTAAATTTGCCTGCGTTTATAAGCGCAACATGACACATACAGCAAAATATATATTTGTAACCGGTGGGGTTACATCTTCATTAGGAAAAGGTATTATAGCAGCATCTCTAGCTAAGCTATTACAAGCTCAAGGATATAGAGTTACCATTCAAAAATTAGATCCATACATAAATGTAGATCCAGGAACATTAAATCCTTACGAACACGGAGAGTGTTATGTAACAGAAGATGGTGCTGAAACTGATTTAGATTTAGGGCATTACGAACGTTTTTTAAACGTGCCTACCAGTCAAGCTAATAATGTAACCACAGGTCGTATTTACCAAAGTGTAATTGAAAAAGAACGACGTGGAGAGTTTTTAGGAA
The nucleotide sequence above comes from Flavobacteriaceae bacterium HL-DH10. Encoded proteins:
- the bshC gene encoding bacillithiol biosynthesis cysteine-adding enzyme BshC; the encoded protein is MQLKYIPFSKTGYFSSLICNYLDENPQLKPFYNHFPNLDNFKFQIEEKQVSFQLESRTVLVECLKKQYQNIDTSKLALQNIERLQLENTFTITTGHQLNLFTGPLYFLYKIVSTINLTNDLKQKYPESNFVPIYWMATEDHDFEEINYFNFKGKKVHWNKASSGAVGELSTEGLEDVFNLLSKELGTTKNANYLKTLFENAYVKNQNLADATRFLANELFKDYGLVIIDANDKDLKKQFIPFIEDELLNQTSFNNVSETIQKINELPNQPYGIQVNPREINLFYLKENLRERIVFEDGVYKVLNTDIVWSKRDILSHLYEMPERFSPNVIMRPLYQEVILPNLCYIGGGGEIAYWFQLKQFFNKVNVPFPVLLLRNSVLIQSESQSKKLQKLNILDEDVFLKRDAFINKKVRDISNIDIDFSEQKDYLVQQFQSLYKLAEQTDESFIGAVKAQEVKQLKGLDNLEKRLLKAQKRKLSDQVLRMTELQNELFPNQSLQERNTNFSEFYLEYGNQLIPKLIENLEPLKSEFIIIRL
- a CDS encoding aminotransferase class V-fold PLP-dependent enzyme, encoding MHKIDIELVEMTMDVMKYAINRISETNPKIGKPKKEEELRALVGETITEKGIGGEFAFNLWKEHLMKANVPIDHPRHLAFVPASPTRASIMFDLVTSVSSIHGAYWMEGAGGIFCENEAMKWIVSLTGMPEGAFGVFTSGGTAANLSAIVTAREYWRSLDEQNKVEKGLIITSIGAHSSVKSMAKVVDADVLFVETEDKMYADALQSKIDGLTPNQRKRLFAVVGTGGTTNAGIIDDLDGIATICEKESLWFHIDAAYGGGALAADSVRHLFNGVEKADSITIDPHKWMFSPYDCGAVIYKQPELAKKAHAQEGAYLDIFKDEGAHGFNPTDYQIQLTRRVRGLPLWFSLAMHGTDRYKEAVERGLELAQIAGRLIEENPNVELVRTPSLSCVLYRRIGWKPEDYTHWTYENHKKGFALVTPTKWKNGDTFETVSRFCFINPDTTEKDIEMILDSMK
- the guaA gene encoding glutamine-hydrolyzing GMP synthase; this translates as MQHDKVLILDFGSQYTQLIARRVRELNIYSEIHPFNKIPTNIESYKAVILSGSPNSVRGEDALHPDLSEIRGKKPILAVCYGAQYLAHFSGGNVAPSNTREYGRANLSFIKSNEPFFTNINEGSQVWMSHSDTIKELPTNGVLVASTNDVENAAYKIEGETTYAIQFHPEVYHSTDGKQLLENFLVKIAGLHQDWTPDSFVEETVAAIQEKVGDDKVVLGLSGGVDSTVAAVLLNKAIGKNLYCIFVNNGLLRKNEFQSVLNQYEGMGLNVKGVDASGRFLEALKGIEDPEKKRKAIGNAFIEVFDDEAHKLEDVKWLAQGTIYPDVIESVSATGGPSATIKSHHNVGGLPDFMKLKIVEPLRAIFKDEVRRVGATLGIDPELLGRHPFPGPGLGIRILGDITAEKVTMLQEVDAIFINGLKEWGLYDKVWQAGAMLLPVNSVGVMGDERTYEKCVALRAVESTDGMTADWVNLPYEFLQKTSNDIINKVKGVNRVVYDISSKPPATIEWE
- a CDS encoding LysM peptidoglycan-binding domain-containing protein produces the protein MIKFFSVLCLVLLFSFNTVNAQNFSTHQVKKGETIEGIAKRYYVTPFDIYSLNPDAKKGLKPNTVLIIPISKANKPKVSIVKELQGFKNHRTKKKETLYSLSKLYNVSEDDIKKYNKFLYANPLRKGDKLQIPRFKTTEVVEENTATKTYIVLPKEGKWRIAYKFGITLEELELLNPEMGDVLKEGQEINVPNLDDTEEKVVDEQYSYYKVLPKEGFYRLKLKLGLEQSQLEALNPDLKETGLKKGMILKIPYSNLANGIIEVDSSRINLADSIADFSSKHIAVMLPFRLSRVDFDSVADTKRSIKNDPYLNASLDFHSGVLIAIDSLKKLGISLKVDVYDTKRQESEVARIIADNNFEDVNAVIGPLTSLSFDKAASELRQYHVPIISPIGTNLKLYDNVFQSRPSDDLLKSKIINYVRTDTLVKHIIAISDTKNREVANSIKREFNFASLIESRKDKETGKDAYYVSVDDIKDVLKPGANIVFLETENSGFVSNVTSVLASLIQEENKEENLEAIDIILVTTNKNAAFEGDEVSNEHLSKLQFHFASSTKAYNETDNNTFVKNYSRLYDITPNKWAVKGFDLTMDVVLRLVSSEDLYASVNNAQLTEYVENKFAYKKKLYGGYYNDTVYLVKYDDLAIVEVKQ
- a CDS encoding DUF3820 family protein; this encodes MIPDKQFLITLAHTKMPFGKYKDRYLIDLPEYYVVWYNQKGFPKGKLGDMLKQVYELKLNGLEELIRNIKKQYPK
- a CDS encoding DUF1796 family putative cysteine peptidase gives rise to the protein MKLFKKAIRSINKLKRKPLTLIDQDLLIEASTISNKINVWLGNEIHENISFGENCNTSTYLKKTSNKNASYPFDWIFSSPEIILHAIKDDFKSFLDKDQIFQVNKKKAGHRFYHSRMFNHRSPLTSDEDYNYYVRAVNRLRLVLENQEHSVFVITVINEPEKRLDWSNGFDMEIEKPIHQSLESFNPLVSYVKKTNPNSKFLFLSQITENKPSINLSYMDDTMLWVDFTSQGSCSGTKYRDRIDDTIAKIIFQGLNNRPIK
- a CDS encoding HIT family protein, with the translated sequence MSTPISECLYCQNNDTLHSLMIKICDLKVSQLFLFKEQSYFGRCNVVYNNHGVEFHELSNEERNAFMKDVATVGKAITEAFNPTKVNYGAYSDTLSHLHMHIVPKYKDGYKFGGVFEMNPQKSMLSDAEYFEIIEKIKSKL